Proteins encoded in a region of the Triticum dicoccoides isolate Atlit2015 ecotype Zavitan chromosome 3A, WEW_v2.0, whole genome shotgun sequence genome:
- the LOC119270778 gene encoding metallothionein-like protein 2C, which yields MSCCGGSCGCGSACKCGNGCGGCNMYPEVEAAGATLLVAATATHKASSGGMEMAAEDGGCGCTQCKCGTSCGCSCCSC from the exons ATGTCTTGCTGCGGAGGAAGCTGCGGCTGCGGCAGCGCCTGCAAGTGCGGCAACGGCTGCGGCGGCTGCAACATGTACCCCGAGGTCGAGGCCGCCGGCGCCACCCTCCtcgtcgccgccaccgccacccacaAGGC GAGTTCCGGCGGGATGGAGATGGCGGCGGAGGATGGCGGCTGCGGCTGCACCCAGTGCAAGTGCGGCACCAGCTGCGGCTGCTCCTGCTGCAGCTgctag